The following coding sequences lie in one Mucilaginibacter sp. KACC 22773 genomic window:
- a CDS encoding GNAT family N-acetyltransferase: protein MEIKGDGFILRKLRLADAKSLQKHADNPRVFDALLDRFPSPYKLTDAFDFIGLAMADKVQTKFAIVINHEVAGVIGIDLRVDIYRKSALIGYWLGQEHWGKGIMHKAVKQVVDYGFAKLDIVRLQAGVLGNNPKSMRVLEKAGFVKEAICKNAIIKNGLILDEHLYAILKPSV, encoded by the coding sequence ATGGAAATTAAAGGCGACGGTTTTATTTTACGGAAGTTGCGGTTGGCCGATGCTAAATCGTTACAAAAACATGCCGATAACCCAAGGGTTTTTGATGCCCTTCTTGATCGCTTTCCATCGCCATACAAGCTTACGGATGCCTTTGATTTTATAGGGCTTGCAATGGCCGACAAAGTGCAAACTAAGTTTGCGATTGTTATTAACCACGAAGTTGCAGGCGTAATTGGCATTGATTTAAGGGTCGATATTTATCGAAAATCCGCATTAATTGGATATTGGCTGGGTCAGGAACATTGGGGAAAAGGCATAATGCACAAAGCTGTTAAACAGGTTGTTGATTACGGCTTTGCCAAACTTGATATTGTAAGGCTACAGGCGGGCGTATTAGGCAACAATCCAAAATCAATGCGGGTATTGGAAAAAGCGGGTTTCGTAAAAGAAGCTATCTGTAAAAATGCCATTATTAAAAACGGCCTTATTTTAGACGAGCATTTATACGCTATACTTAAGCCTTCCGTTTAA
- the rimP gene encoding ribosome assembly cofactor RimP, whose protein sequence is MNIEKRVRELVEEKIADKPNLFLVDVKMHSNGKLIVLLDGDDGVGIDDCVAVSRHVGFHLEEENVIETAYNLEVSSPGIDFPLSSARQYAKNVGRTLGIKMADGVKREGVLSALTEDAIIIEEKIKEKGKKAETVESVIPLDKITETKVLISFK, encoded by the coding sequence ATGAACATTGAAAAAAGAGTAAGGGAACTGGTAGAAGAAAAAATAGCCGATAAGCCGAATTTGTTTTTGGTTGATGTTAAAATGCACTCAAACGGAAAGCTTATTGTTTTGCTTGATGGCGATGACGGTGTAGGTATTGACGATTGCGTGGCGGTAAGCAGGCATGTGGGCTTCCATTTAGAGGAAGAAAACGTAATTGAAACAGCCTACAACCTGGAAGTATCGTCGCCGGGGATTGATTTTCCGCTTTCATCGGCAAGGCAATATGCCAAGAATGTTGGGCGCACATTGGGTATCAAAATGGCCGATGGCGTAAAACGAGAGGGTGTTTTATCGGCATTAACCGAAGACGCCATTATAATTGAAGAAAAAATAAAAGAAAAAGGGAAAAAGGCCGAAACTGTTGAAAGCGTTATCCCATTAGATAAAATAACAGAAACAAAAGTTTTAATATCATTCAAGTAG
- a CDS encoding prolyl oligopeptidase family serine peptidase — MKKIFTLLLLANTAGAFAQKLDTLTIEKIMRDPKWIGVSPSNIHWSDDSKKILFTWNADKTGPDELFAATPASAAPQKVSIANKRGLPAENGNWNKKRTQKVFEKNGDLFLEDLKTGKITQLTHTEEGESAPVFNGDESHIIFSQGSNLFSVKLNGNGLEQLTNFVKSKSKKGNDELNEEEKWLKGQQLELFDIIKVERKEKKQDSTESAELAPKRLKELVFGTKRVGRVKISPDERFVTYRLTKQADDVKSAIVPNYVTESGFTEDIPNRSKVGRPSSTSETFIYDRQRDSVYRISTADIPGIKDQPDYLKDYPKEQEAYKKANADRLVTIEGVLWSENSAHAVVVISAQDNKDRWIMRLDAATGKLSLLDRQRDEAWIGGPGIENSATGNVGFIDNDHFYFQSEASGYSHIYVIDVNSGVKKQITSGKWEVQTLQLSNDKKRFYFTANIDHPGLTDFYSLPVDGGTPTKITGMKGGNDVTLSPDEKWLAIRYSYSNKPWELYVQANKPGARAVQVTKSISKEYESYQWRAPEIITFKNRYGSDVYARLYLPKKADPAKPAVVFVHGAGYLQNVTYSWSYYFREFMFNNMLADNGYTVIDIDYTASAGYGRDWRTGIYRHMGGKDLSDQVDGVKYLVDKYGVNPKHVGLYGGSYGGFITLMGMFTEPDVFAAGGAIRSVTDWAHYNHEYTSNILNEPFTDETAYRKSSPIYFANGLKGNLLMLHGMIDQNVNYQDIIRLTQRLIELHKENWELASYPVEDHAFEQPSSWTDEYKRIYKLFEQTLKK, encoded by the coding sequence ATGAAAAAAATATTTACGCTGCTATTGCTGGCCAATACTGCCGGTGCTTTTGCCCAAAAGCTGGATACCCTTACCATTGAAAAAATTATGCGCGATCCAAAATGGATAGGCGTATCCCCATCAAACATTCACTGGAGCGATGACAGCAAAAAAATCCTTTTTACCTGGAATGCAGATAAAACCGGGCCTGATGAATTGTTTGCCGCTACGCCTGCCAGTGCGGCACCGCAAAAAGTAAGCATTGCCAATAAGCGCGGTTTACCGGCAGAAAATGGTAATTGGAATAAAAAGCGCACTCAAAAAGTTTTTGAAAAAAACGGAGATTTGTTTTTAGAAGATCTCAAAACGGGCAAAATAACGCAGCTTACCCATACCGAGGAGGGGGAAAGTGCGCCGGTTTTTAACGGCGATGAAAGCCACATCATATTTTCGCAAGGCAGTAACCTGTTCTCCGTGAAGCTTAATGGGAATGGGTTGGAGCAGCTAACTAATTTTGTTAAATCAAAAAGTAAAAAGGGCAACGACGAACTTAACGAAGAAGAAAAATGGCTTAAAGGGCAGCAACTGGAATTGTTTGATATTATTAAAGTTGAGAGGAAAGAGAAAAAACAAGACTCAACTGAAAGTGCAGAGTTGGCGCCGAAGCGATTGAAGGAACTGGTTTTTGGAACAAAACGGGTTGGGCGGGTTAAAATAAGCCCCGATGAACGCTTTGTTACTTACCGGCTTACAAAGCAGGCCGATGACGTTAAAAGCGCCATCGTTCCTAATTATGTAACCGAATCGGGGTTCACGGAGGATATTCCCAATCGTTCAAAAGTAGGCCGTCCATCATCAACATCCGAAACTTTTATTTATGACCGTCAGCGCGATTCTGTTTATCGCATCAGCACGGCCGATATCCCAGGAATTAAAGACCAGCCCGATTATTTAAAAGATTATCCTAAAGAACAGGAAGCTTATAAAAAGGCAAATGCCGACAGGCTGGTAACCATAGAAGGCGTGTTATGGAGCGAGAACAGCGCCCATGCAGTTGTTGTAATATCGGCCCAGGATAATAAAGACCGTTGGATTATGCGATTGGACGCCGCCACCGGCAAGCTTAGCCTGCTTGACCGCCAGCGCGATGAAGCCTGGATTGGTGGTCCCGGAATTGAAAACTCGGCGACAGGGAATGTTGGGTTTATCGACAATGATCATTTTTATTTTCAGAGCGAGGCCAGCGGTTACTCCCACATCTACGTAATTGATGTTAATAGCGGCGTAAAAAAGCAAATTACCAGTGGCAAATGGGAAGTGCAAACCTTGCAGTTATCCAACGATAAAAAAAGGTTTTACTTCACCGCCAATATCGATCATCCCGGGTTGACGGATTTTTATAGTCTGCCGGTTGATGGCGGGACGCCAACAAAAATAACCGGCATGAAGGGCGGCAACGACGTAACACTATCGCCCGACGAAAAGTGGCTGGCTATCCGCTACTCCTATTCCAACAAACCATGGGAACTATATGTGCAGGCCAATAAGCCCGGTGCCAGGGCGGTGCAGGTTACCAAATCCATAAGCAAAGAATACGAATCATACCAATGGCGCGCCCCGGAAATTATCACCTTTAAGAACCGTTATGGCAGCGATGTTTACGCACGCCTTTACCTACCCAAAAAGGCCGACCCCGCCAAACCGGCTGTGGTTTTTGTGCATGGCGCAGGATACCTGCAAAATGTAACTTATTCCTGGAGCTATTACTTCCGCGAGTTTATGTTTAACAATATGCTGGCCGATAATGGTTATACTGTGATTGATATTGATTATACGGCAAGCGCGGGTTACGGCCGCGACTGGCGCACAGGTATTTACCGGCATATGGGGGGCAAAGACCTATCCGACCAGGTTGATGGCGTAAAGTACCTGGTTGATAAATATGGCGTAAACCCCAAACACGTTGGCTTATACGGCGGATCATACGGCGGGTTTATTACGCTGATGGGCATGTTTACCGAGCCCGATGTTTTCGCGGCGGGCGGTGCTATCCGCTCGGTTACAGATTGGGCGCATTATAATCATGAGTATACCTCCAATATTTTAAATGAACCTTTTACAGATGAAACAGCTTATCGAAAAAGCTCGCCTATATACTTTGCCAATGGCTTAAAAGGCAATTTATTGATGTTGCACGGTATGATAGATCAGAATGTGAATTACCAGGATATAATCAGGCTAACCCAGAGATTAATTGAGTTACACAAAGAAAATTGGGAGCTGGCATCGTACCCCGTAGAAGACCACGCCTTTGAACAGCCCAGCAGCTGGACGGATGAGTATAAACGGATTTATAAATTATTTGAACAAACGTTGAAGAAATAA
- a CDS encoding FAD-dependent oxidoreductase, with protein sequence MIKKLFLVLLLLKCPFTYAQTIKTDILVIGGGPAGTSAAIQGARSKIKTVLIEAGPQLCSSMQAQTMATIGGGQNLPSGIWGEFRKWVMIFYKKTPGYDTAYNAPLRLEPYTGAAIIKKMADTVKNLTIKLNTVVNSVKKDGDGWVVTVSQDSKSQQIKTRVIIDATPNAAIAQKLNLNFKPADLMANSYQSTAYRTSIATGDGYKGRSDDKKNTSNSYPQPPVYCIPLGAVVAPGAENLLITSSFFPEDDIQYLPNQLMLGQGAGAAAAFCAFFKTTTHKLNARTVQGELLDFKSYLLPFADVSQNDRYFRAVQQIGATGLLKGVQKQDSNKTDVLFMPDSTVNTAEIEPVLNDIYTRTFLWFNREKPTQKFTVENTLSLISEITLTDPKTLHISMAKAWKSQYKFQTDFDVNRPITRREFAILVNQFLNPFARTVDLSGRFVN encoded by the coding sequence ATGATAAAAAAATTGTTTTTAGTATTGCTGCTTTTAAAATGCCCGTTTACATACGCCCAAACCATTAAAACCGATATTTTGGTAATCGGCGGAGGTCCAGCCGGCACGTCAGCCGCAATACAGGGTGCCCGCAGCAAAATTAAAACAGTATTAATTGAAGCAGGCCCGCAATTATGCTCTTCAATGCAAGCTCAAACAATGGCGACCATCGGCGGCGGGCAAAATCTGCCGTCCGGCATCTGGGGCGAATTCCGGAAATGGGTAATGATATTTTACAAAAAAACACCTGGATATGATACCGCGTATAATGCCCCACTGCGCTTAGAGCCATACACAGGTGCTGCCATTATAAAAAAAATGGCCGATACGGTTAAAAATCTCACTATAAAATTAAATACTGTTGTTAACTCGGTAAAAAAAGACGGGGATGGTTGGGTGGTAACCGTTAGCCAGGATTCAAAATCGCAACAAATAAAAACAAGGGTGATTATTGACGCTACACCCAATGCCGCAATAGCCCAAAAACTGAATCTCAATTTTAAGCCAGCGGATTTAATGGCCAATAGCTACCAGTCTACCGCCTATCGTACCAGCATCGCGACAGGCGATGGTTATAAGGGCCGTAGTGATGATAAAAAGAACACATCAAACAGTTACCCGCAACCGCCGGTATATTGTATTCCATTAGGCGCTGTTGTAGCGCCGGGCGCGGAGAACCTGTTGATAACGAGTTCGTTTTTCCCCGAGGATGACATTCAATATCTGCCCAACCAGCTTATGCTGGGCCAGGGTGCCGGAGCAGCAGCAGCATTTTGTGCGTTTTTTAAAACTACTACCCACAAATTAAACGCACGCACTGTGCAGGGCGAACTACTGGATTTTAAAAGCTACCTGCTTCCTTTTGCCGATGTGAGCCAAAACGATCGTTATTTTAGGGCGGTGCAGCAGATTGGGGCAACCGGTTTATTAAAGGGAGTGCAAAAACAGGATAGTAATAAAACTGATGTACTGTTTATGCCCGATTCGACTGTTAATACGGCCGAGATTGAACCGGTATTAAATGATATTTATACCCGTACATTTTTATGGTTCAACAGGGAAAAACCCACGCAAAAATTTACAGTAGAAAACACGCTGTCGCTTATAAGCGAGATAACGCTAACTGATCCTAAAACCCTGCACATCTCCATGGCCAAGGCCTGGAAAAGCCAATATAAATTCCAAACGGATTTTGATGTTAACCGGCCAATAACCCGCCGGGAGTTTGCTATACTGGTTAACCAGTTTTTAAACCCTTTTGCCCGAACGGTGGATTTATCGGGTAGGTTTGTAAATTAA